One genomic region from Rosa rugosa chromosome 1, drRosRugo1.1, whole genome shotgun sequence encodes:
- the LOC133728928 gene encoding uncharacterized protein LOC133728928, which translates to MEGVVRFGKKGKLSPRFVGPFEILERVGDLAYRLALPPSMSGVHNVFHVSMLRKSTKQLRRMEVDLVKVLWSHHDKGDASWELESDMRAKYPQLFVDEQA; encoded by the exons atggagggtgtggtgagatttggcaagaaagGGAAGTTATCACCAAGGTTTGTCGGACCTTTTGAAATTCTGGAAAGGGTAGGAGATTTGGCTTATAGGCTTGCCTTACCTCCTAGCATGTCTGGCGTGCATAATGTGTTCCATGTGTCTATGTTGAGGAA GTCAACAAAGCAACTTCGAAGGATGGAAGTTGACTTGGTCAAGGTATTGTGGAGTCACCATGACAAGGGTGATGCTTCTTGGGAGTTGGAGTCAGATATGAGAGCGAAGTACCCACAGTTGTTTGTTGATGAGCAAGcgtga
- the LOC133728934 gene encoding probable CCR4-associated factor 1 homolog 11 produces MIVQRGIQIFPIGPASHFHGGVPVVFHGRPMSPIPLHHRPIPLYPPQFQSRVPVFRVVGAPICGQGSVKKADRFEVRRVCRYNFKAEIAVIQSLIRAGYRFASFDTEFPGTVVKSEIPKHLISQAVPVDVYKMMKTNVDQTHIIQLGLSLSDPFGNLPVYDGAYCCWEFNFNDFDVDCANHLRNSVSIDVLKRQGIDFSENKCTGICSADFAEEIERSGLVELLPCLTWATFQSAYDFGYLIKMFTGNKELPEDIKEFMGNVKAYFGPNVYDIKYMMKFCDGLFGGLNSVAETLGVDRVAGSSHQAGSDSLLTLQTFFKMLKMEKNKGKELWEECGGVLFGLGSLDFWHHC; encoded by the coding sequence ATGATAGTTCAGAGAGGAATTCAGATCTTCCCAATTGGGCCTGCTTCTCATTTCCACGGCGGAGTTCCGGTGGTCTTCCACGGCCGACCTATGTCTCCGATTCCTCTACACCACCGCCCTATACCCCTTTATCCTCCTCAATTTCAGAGCCGCGTCCCTGTTTTCCGGGTTGTCGGCGCCCCAATTTGTGGTCAAGGATCTGTGAAGAAAGCCGATCGGTTCGAGGTTCGAAGAGTTTGTCGCTATAATTTCAAAGCCGAGATTGCCGTAATTCAGAGTCTAATCAGGGCCGGCTACCGATTTGCTAGTTTCGACACCGAATTCCCCGGGACAGTGGTTAAATCCGAAATTCCGAAACATCTGATATCTCAAGCTGTTCCGGTTGATGTGTATAAGATGATGAAGACCAATGTGGACCAGACCCATATTATCCAATTGGGTCTTTCACTCTCTGACCCATTTGGGAATTTGCCGGTTTATGATGGTGCCTACTGCTGTTGGGAGTTTAATTTCAATGATTTTGATGTAGACTGTGCTAACCATTTGCGGAATAGTGTCTCGATTGATGTCCTGAAGCGGCAAGGAATAGACTTTTCCGAAAACAAATGCACTGGTATTTGTTCTGCAGACTTTGCTGAGGAGATTGAGAGGTCTGGGCTAGTGGAGTTGCTTCCTTGCTTGACTTGGGCTACCTTCCAGAGTGCATATGATTTTGGGTACTTGATAAAGATGTTCACTGGGAACAAGGAATTGCCTGAGGATATCAAGGAGTTCATGGGCAATGTGAAGGCATATTTTGGACCGAATGTGTACGACATCAAGTACATGATGAAGTTCTGTGATGGACTGTTTGGCGGTTTGAATAGTGTGGCAGAAACCCTTGGCGTTGACCGTGTGGCTGGGAGTAGCCACCAGGCTGGTTCTGATAGTCTTTTGACACTGCAAACCTTTTTCAAGATGCTCAAGATGGAGAAGAACAAAGGGAAAGAGCTCTGGGAAGAATGTGGAGGAGTTTTGTTTGGTTTAGGAAGCTTGGATTTCTGGCATCATTGTTGA